ACACGCTTTCGGAGCAGCTTCCGTACGTGCAGCAGAGCTTCCTCCACCAGCTGTTCCAGGGATATCTGTATGCCTATTCCGAACAGGATCTCCAGAGCCGGATGAAGCAGTACAAGTGGGAAGTGGAGAACTGTACGTTCGTGGTGCTGTATATCCAGCTGACCGGCATCTCCAGTCTGGAGGCCAAGTTCCGCAGCGGTGACGAGAGTCTGGTGTCGTTCGCGGCTGTGAATATTATCGGGGAGCTTGCTAAGGAGCATTTCGGGCGGGCGGAGACGGTCAATCTGCATGACCTTACCTCCGGTATGCTGCTGATGGAACCGGGAAGCGGCCCGGACCCGGCCCGCGTGGGGGCCTTCGGTGAAGAGCTGGCGGCTACCCTTAGCCGGATGCTTAAGCTTCAGGCTACGGTGGCGTACAGTGCAAGGATCGGGAGCATTTCCGCGATTCCGCGGTCGTTCGAGGCGGCGAAGCAGGCGGCCAGCCACAGCAGGTACGGGGGCGGGAACCAGATCATCAGCCTGGAGCAGCTGGAGCGGGAGGGGCAGGGTACACCTATGCCGCAGTATTCCTTCACGCTGGAGCGCGGGCTGATTCAGGCGATGCGGACCGGTGAAGCGGAGGAGGCGGACCGGCTGCTGGAGGAATTCCTGGAGACGCTCTCCGCAGGCGGCGCGAAGGTGATTGACGTACAACAGGGCATGCTGCATCTGCTCGGCGCGATCCTTCATGCCGTGCTGGAGGCCGGGATGGCCCAGAGCCAGCTACTGCGCGGCAGGAATCTGTATGCCAGTCTCTCGCAGATTCATGAGCCGGGCCTGATTCTCTCCTGGTTCCGCACGCAGGTGATCGCTCCCTTCCTGAAGGAGCTGTGCGAACGCTCTGACGCCGGTATCAGGCGGACGATTGATCAAGCGATGCTGTACATTCAGCAGCATTATATGGACAATATCTCGCTGGACAGCTGTGCGGATTATACAGGGACCAGCCCTTTTCTGCTCAGCAAATCGTTCAAGCGGGTCACCGGACAGAATTTCATCGATTATGTAACGGAACTGCGGCTCACCAAGGCGAAGGAGCTGCTGCGGGACACGGATCTGAAGATGAACGATGTCGCCTTGCAGGTCGGCTATCAGCAGAGCTATTTCAACCGGATTTTCAAAAAACAGGAGGACATCACTCCGACACGTTACCGTGAATTGAGCCGGCAGGAGGGGAAGAAGGAGAACGGGACCCGTTAAGCGGGAACCGGTTTAGAATGACTGCGCTAACTTCATGTGATCCCGGCGTCCGCAAGCCTCCTGCTCCGGGAACGGTTCATTCGTCCGGGTGATGTCCCATCAAGGAGATGACAGAAGATGACCTCTTTATCCTCGGCCCTGCCGGTCCAGCTACGGTGGCTGAAGCCGCCTGCTGCAGCTGCAGGGGTGACCTGGGGTGTCCCCTGGTCCAAGGGAGATCTGAAGCGCGGAGAACTGGCCGCGCTATATCTTGGCGGGGCGGATGACAGCTCCCGCCTGCCGCTGCAGAGCCGCCCGGCTGCGTATTGGCCGGACGGCAGCATCAAATGGTCTTTGCATTCTGCCGTATGCCCTGAAGGGAGTACGGCAGGATATACGCTGGAACGCTCTGCTGGACAGAGTGCTGAACCCGCAGCCTTCCAGGTATCCGTGGGAGAGACGGAAGAGGCTTACATTGTCGATACCGGCAGCATTCGTTGCACCGTGGTCAAGCATGGCCCGGGCGTAATCTCGTGGATCATCCGCCGGGACACGGCGGCACCCGGGGAGCCGGATGGCAATCGCGGACATTATGGAGCTGTGGAGGCGGCGTTGGGATCAGGTGTGGATGTGAGTGCAGATGCTGATGTGGGTGCAGATACTGATGTGGGTGCAGATACTGATGTGAGTGCAGATACTGATGTGAGTACAGATGCGAGTGCAGGTATGAGTACAGTTACGGATGCAGGTGCAGATTCAGAGGGTGGCGCTACAGACATAGCGCCACAGTCCTGCACGGCAGAGCTGCTTGTGTGCAGCGGAAGCGAGCTGGTCTGTCTCCGCGAGCAGCGGGACATCCTCAGCGGGGAGCTGACGCTGCGGCAGGAACGGTTCACCGGAGTAACGCTGAAGGCCAGTCTGGAGGAAGCTGGTCCGGTGCGTGCCGTGATCCGGCTGGACGGGCGGCATAGAAGTACAAGGGGAGCCCGGGAATGGCTTCCTTATACTTTAAGGCTCTATTTCTATGCCGGGCTTGCGTCCATCCGGCTGGTGCATACCTTCCATTATGACGGCAACCCGCAGCAGGATTTCATCAAGGGGCTGGGCCTGTTGTTCAAGGTGCCGCTTAGCGGTCCGCTGTATAACCGCCATGTCCGGCTGGCGGGCAGCGGGGGAATCTTCAGCGAATCCCCCAAGACACTCCAGACCCGCAGAACCCGGGGCAAATATGCCGATATGTTTGCCGGACAGCTTGAGGGGCAGAGCCAGCACTTTGATCCGGTGGAGGATGCCTATTTCACCAGCCTGCTCCAGGATTCTGCGGTCTGGGACAGCTTCCGGCTGGTGCAGGACTCCCCCGAACATTATGCCGTGCATAAGCGGACCGGACCAGAGTGCACCTGGATTAAGGGCGCTGAAGGCCGGAGAGCCGGAGGGCTGGGCTATATCGGCTGTGACGGCGGGGGGCTGGCTGCCGGAGTGAAGGATTTCTGGCGCAAGCACCCGTCCGGGCTGGAGATCAGCGGCACCTCCGGCGCGGAAGCGGCGTTAACCGTCTGGTTCTGGACGCCGGAGGCGCAGGCGATGGACCTGCGCCACTATGATACGAAGACGCATGTCGAGTCCTCCTATGAAGGCGCAGAGGAACTCCGGGCAACCCCTTACGGCATCGCCAATACGAACGAGTTGACCTTGTGGTGTACCTTGCGAACGCCGGATTCCGGGCAGCTTCGGCAGATGCAGCAGCAGGCAGATGAACCGCCGCTGCTGGTCTGTGAGCCCGAGTACTACCACCGCAGCCGGGCGTTTGGACTATGGAGTCTGCCGGACCGGAGCACGCCGGCCAAGACGTACCTGGAGGAGCGGCTGGACGGGATCATCAGCTTTTACCAGAAGGAGATTGAACAGCGGAAGTGGTATGGCCTGTGGGATTACGGCGATTTCATGCACAGCTATGATCCGGTCCGCCATGTCTGGAATTATGATCTGGGCGGCTGTGCCTGGCAGAATGCCGAGCTGGTGCCGAATATGTGGCTGTGGGTGAGCTTCCTGCGGACCGGACGCGCGGATATTTACCGGATGGCTGAAGCGATGACCCGGCATACCAGCGAGGTGGATGTGTATCATTTCGGGGAATATGCGGGTCTGGGCTCCCGGCATAATGTCGTGCATTGGGGCTGCGGCTGCAAGGAAGCACGGATTGCTATGGCGGGACTGCACCGCTATTTCTATTATCTCACCGGGGATGAGCGGACGGGCGACATCATGGACAGTGTGAAGGATGCGGATTATTCCACGGTGACGCTGGACCCGATGCGGGCTTATTTTCCGCAGGACGAATTCAAGACGCATGTGCGGGTGGGGCCGGACTGGGCCGCGTTCAGCTCGGGCTGGATGACCCGCTGGGAACGCTATGAGGATACAGCCTACCGCGACAAAATCATAACAGGCATCGACTGCATCAAAGCAGCCAACCTGCGGCTGATCTCCGGCCCAACCTATGGATACGATCCCGCAACAGGTATTCTCAGTCCCATGGGCGATGACAACTGGGGACGGCACTTGGCGATCTGCATGGGTGGGCCGCAGGTGTGGTTCGAGCTGGCGATGATGCTGGAGGACCCGGAGTGGGAGGACATGCTTGCTGAGTTCGGTGTCTTCTATAACTTGCCGGAGGAAGAGCAGCTGCTTAGATCCGGAGGTGCGATTACAGGCAAGCTGCGCTTCGAGCATCCGGTGCTGAGTGTGGCAATTGCCGCCTACGGCGCTTGGGTCAAGGTTGACCGGGCGACGGCGGAGCGCTGTTGGAGCATTCTGCTTGAGAACCCGTTCGGCATCGTCAATCTGCAAGCGGAGCAGAAGCAGGTGACTTATACGGAAGCACTGGATGAGGTGGATTGGATGAATACGAACGAAGCCTCGCAGTGGTCGCTGAATACGATCATTGCGCTGGAGCTGATTGCCGAGTCTCTGCCTGCACGGGAAGGTGTGTCGGGAGCGGGTGCTGGTAACGGAAAAGGAGAGGTGGATCAATGACTACGCAACAGGCTGATGCAGACATTCCTGATGGCTGGCGTGAGATCTACCGCAATACGCTGGAGGGTCCCGCTCAGGTGGAAGGCTTCCGCATGGAAGGCGATGGCGCAGTTACTTTTCCGCAGGGGCGGTTAAGGCTGGAGAGCACCCGGGGGGCTGAGGAAGGACAGAAGGCGAATGTGGTTTTCTGGTGCCCTGAGGTTTTTCCGGCGGAGCTTGCCATCTCCTGGAGGTACCGCCCGCTGCGCGAGCCGGGGCTGGCCATTCTGTTCTTCGCGGCTGCGGGTGCCGGGGGCAAGGATCTGTTCGACCCGTCCCTGCCGGTCCGCACGGGCGAATATGACCAGTACCACCATGGGGAGATGGATGCCTATCATATCTCGTATTTTCGCCGGATGTGGGAGGAGGAGCGGGCTTTTCACACCTGTAATCTGCGCAAAAGCTACGGCTTCCACCTTGTCGCCCAAGGGGCTGATCCGCTCCCGGATACCGCCGATATGACGGAGGCCTACCGGCTGCTGCTGGTGAAGCGGGGTGCTGCTGTGACTTTTGCCATCAATGGATTGCCGGTGCTGCATTGGGTGGATGATGGCTCGTTCTTCGGTCCGCTGCTCGGTGCAGGCAGACTTGGCTTCCGGCAAATGGCTCCGCTGATAGCGGAGTATAGCGACCTGGTCGTCTATGCTCCCTGAAGCTTGGACAGCTGGATGAATGGATGAACGTCTGGTCGGCCTGTTCAATCGGTAAGGGATCAAGGGCTTGCTGCCGCATCTGGACATTGAATATGCCCGCACAGTGTAGTCTACCGGCGGGTTCGCCCTCCCGGAGGACTGGCTGGAGGTTGGCGGTGCGGTAGTCGAGGTGCCCGGGGGACAGACTGTGGAGCTAGGCTGATACAGAACAGGGATAGAGTGAAGGAGGATGTATTGTGAATCATACGGATCATAGTCAAAAGCTGCACCGGCTGGCCGGGCTGGATATCTCTGCCGCCGGTCCAAGATGTAAAATGCTGCTCGGCGATCTGGACGGGGACGGCCGGACTGAACTGCTGCTGGTGCAGCCGGATAACCGCCAGGATGTCCGTTATATTCCGCATCAGGTGCAGTGCCTGACAGCTTATAATCTGGATGGCCGTCTGCTGTGGCAGACGGGGAAGCCGGACCCGGACGCAGGCAGCCAAGGCTCCGATTATCCGGCGCAGATTGCCGATATCGATGGTGACGGGGCGCTGGAGGTACTGTGTGTGATGAATGACCAGCTGCATATTCTGGAGGGGGCGACGGGCAAGGTCAAAGCGGTTCATCCGCTGCCGGCGAAGGAGGCACATGACTGTATCATTATTGCCAACCTGTCAGGCGGCGACTTCCCTTCCGACATCATTCTCAAAGACCGCTACCATCAGTTATGGGCACTGGACCGGGACTTCCGGCTGCTCTGGACCCACCAGGGCAATGTGGGGCATTATCCCTGGGTGTTCGATCTGGACGGTGACGGGCGCGATGAGATCATGGCCGGATATGATCTGCTCAGCGCGGAGGGCAAGCTGCTATGGAGCTGCAAGGATCTGGAGGATCACGCGGACTGCCTGTGGGTCGGCGATGTGAACGGAGACGGGGTACCGGAGCTGGTGATCGGCGGCAGTGTGACGGTGATGTATGACCGTACCGGGCGCGAGCTATGGCGATACGAAGGCTCCGTCGAGTCGCAGCATCTGGCGCTCGGGCGGTTCCGCCCGGACCTGCCCGGCCTGCAGATTGCGGGCCTTGACCGTCTGGTCCGCGAGGATGACGGCAAGGGTCTCCGGGGCAAGGATGCCATGTTCCTGCTGGACCAGTCCGGCCGGGAGCTGTGGAAGGAAGAACGTACCACTGACGGATGGCTGACCATTGTCGAAGCCGTCAGCCGGTTCTGGCCGGATGCACCGGACTATATTCTGGCGTACCGCCGGGGCGAAGCTGTGCTTCCCGCTCTCTATGACGGCTATATGAATATCGTTGCCGAGTTCGCTGAGCAGGGCTACGCTGTGCATGGAGATCTGCTGGGCAGCGGAACGGAGCAGGTTATTATTTATACGGATGAACTGGCCGCCGTCTATGCCGGTGAAGCACTGCCGCTGCAAGCAGTCCACCCCGGGCAGCAGCTGCCCCAGCCCAAACGGCTGTACAGCTCCACCCTGTACCCCGGTGGTGAGGTGGCGTTGTGATGGGGGGCTACTTTCATCCGCGCCATTCCATCGTCCGCACAGTTGGAGAGCATACGGAAACGATGCTTGCCATCATAGCGAACCGCTATATTGGTGCGAATCCGCCGCAGCCCCCGGTCTATCGCGTTCATCTGGAGAACAGCTTCCCGCGGCTGGCGGATTGCCGGTATGAGATGAACCTGAAAGAACGGCTGCCTGAGCTGCGGGACGGGGAATTTGTCTATGCCTGGGGGAAGCTGTGGAGCGATACGGACAGCGATATTCCGCTCGCTCTCAGCTGCTTCGGTCCGGTAACGGTCTATGTTAACGGCGTTGCCGTGTTCGCGTCCAATCTCAACGATGATGTGTTCCCGGACCGCAAGGCGTTCTTTCGTACCGGGCTGAAGGCAGGCTGGAATCACTTCCTGCTGGAATGTATCGCCGTCGGCACCGGCTGCGGCGGGATTTTTGGCACCGGGAGCGTGAAGGGGGCTCCGCTGCATTTTCTGGCCCCGACTGCGGAGCGGAGCGGCTGTGAGGGCTGGATCTACAGCGCGCCGCAGCAGAGCAGATGGGCGCTGCAGCCGGAGGGCGGCGGCGCTCCTGCGGGAGAGGCTGCGGCGCACCGCGCGGAGCCTTCGCAGCGCGTCCGCTGCGGCGAAGCCGTAGAGGCCGCCGAAGCTGCGCTGGCGGCCCGCTGTGCCTGGTATCCGGCGGCCGGATGGCCGGATGGCAAGGCACAGCGCGGGAACCTCGCGCGCGTGCTCGGCGCGGTGCCCGGCGCGAAGGCGCTGGCCTGGAGCAGGCTGGCGGTTACAGCGCCCGGCGGAACTGACGCCCGGCTGGTCCTCCGCAGCCGGGATGTAGCGGCACTCAAGGTCTATGTGGATGGCAGGCTTGCTGCCATCCAGGCCGAAGCGAGTGCCGGCCTTGAGTGTGTGCTGCCGCTGAGCTTCGGCAGCCATGACCTGCTGGTCGAGGCCGTGTGCGGCGGCCCCGGGTGGGGCTTCCGCCTGGAAGCGGCGGAGGCTGGGAACACATCAGAGGTCCAGGTGGAAGCGGAGTGTAGCGCGGCTCTTGCGGAAGCTTCACCCTGCTGCTCTCCGCAGGGAACCTTGAATAAGGGAGCTGGCGCCAGTGGAGTCCACGGCACACTAAAGCTGGTGAGTCCTTACCCGGTGGAAGGGCAGACCGGTCCATGGCTGTACCTGGGCCCGTTTCTGCAATCGGCGGTACCGCAGCCTATGGAGGCGGCTTCTATGAATGCTCCCTTCGGTGAAGGGGCGGAGGCATGCTTTTGGCGGGTGGACCGTCCTGGCGGCGCAGTCAGGCCCTATCTGGAGAGTGCGCTGTACGGCCGCTGGAATTATCCGCTCGGGGTAACCCTATATGGTCTGCTGCGTACCGGTCAGGCTCTGGGCGATTCTCATTATTCTGCTTATACCAGAGGACATATTGAGCAATGTACCCGGCTTCATACTTATTCGCTCTGGGACAGCAGCCGCTATGGTGCTCCGGGTATCAACCAGCAGCTGGCGCTCATAGACTCACTGGATGACTGCGGCTCATTCGGTGCGACGATGCTCGCCGCTCATGCCGAGCAGCCGCTGCATGGAGCGCCCGAAACAGCGGCGTATATCGCCCGGTATATTCAAGATACGCAGTCCCGCGATGAGGATGGGGCGCTCTACCGTACACGGGGCACCACCGATTTCATGCAGGGAACGATGTGGTGCGATGATCTATATATGAGCACTCCGTTCCTGAGCCGTTATTATCAGCTGACGGGAGATATCGATTATTTGGATGATGCAGTGTCGCAATTTCTCCATTATCGTGATCGCCTGTTCCAGCCGGAGCTTGGCATTATGCATCATGTATATGACTATAAATTCGGCAAGCCGAACGGTGTAGCCTGGGGCAGAGGCAACGGCTGGGTGCTGTTCTCGCTGACTGAGCTGCTGGAGGTAATGCCAGAGCAGCATCCGCAGCGGGAAGAACTGCTGGATTATTACCGGCTGCTGTGCGAAGGATATTTAAGGCTGCAGGACGCCGCAGGATTATGGCATCAGGTCCTGACCGATCCCGAATCTTATGCGGAGGCATCCTGTTCCTCGATGTTCGTGTATGCTTTTGCACGCGGTGTGCGTAGAGGTTGGTTGACAGAGCCGTATCCATATGCCGATGCAGCGTTACGCGGCTGGATGGCGCTGGCCGAATACTGCATCGATCATCAGGGCAACGTCTATGGCGTCTGCCGGGGATCGGGCTATTCCTTCAACAAACTATATTACATGGAACAGCTGACCTGGCAGCTCAATGATACTCACGGAATCGGAATAGTGCTGCTGGCCGGTATTGAAGCGCTTGAGCTTAGACGGAAGCTGGAGGCGCAGCGCATATAAGTTGTAGTGTAATAGAGGATGCTGAAAAAAGTAATTTATCAATCAGAGGCTGTTGCTACTTATGCAGAGTTATCTTCATCTGCTTGAGTGCGACAGCCTCTTCTTCATGCAGC
This genomic interval from Paenibacillus sp. FSL H8-0332 contains the following:
- a CDS encoding AraC family transcriptional regulator, producing MENEAAGARNRYTGARAERKGRYYRSNLIIVLIVSSIPGLIIGLLVYFMAGGSLEKELLRMHNRQIEQRADNINEQLSNLELMLAHWAFDPKFDYGLSNMDFTRNHERAWDITKTLVVMQGSNSMVRQVELYLAGNQPVRFGTEYGTLSAEEEVLYGKLLKQERSTYWTEWAFDPVNPEQKELTLVHHIPGGSREPFGALLLRMDTEKVSAMLRTMTPYNTGEVFMQQKSGGLFISGGGMDAPTPLVTALQAAITARGSQASGSFLYDWDGITYAVTYGDFSRIASEWRYVSASPISSVTSPVVRLSRIIILVSLSALLLAAVLSWIASRRIYSPVRRLLQTLLPEHAASGDRVDELTLIERHWQNLHGQQHALEYTLSEQLPYVQQSFLHQLFQGYLYAYSEQDLQSRMKQYKWEVENCTFVVLYIQLTGISSLEAKFRSGDESLVSFAAVNIIGELAKEHFGRAETVNLHDLTSGMLLMEPGSGPDPARVGAFGEELAATLSRMLKLQATVAYSARIGSISAIPRSFEAAKQAASHSRYGGGNQIISLEQLEREGQGTPMPQYSFTLERGLIQAMRTGEAEEADRLLEEFLETLSAGGAKVIDVQQGMLHLLGAILHAVLEAGMAQSQLLRGRNLYASLSQIHEPGLILSWFRTQVIAPFLKELCERSDAGIRRTIDQAMLYIQQHYMDNISLDSCADYTGTSPFLLSKSFKRVTGQNFIDYVTELRLTKAKELLRDTDLKMNDVALQVGYQQSYFNRIFKKQEDITPTRYRELSRQEGKKENGTR
- a CDS encoding DUF1961 family protein, whose protein sequence is MTTQQADADIPDGWREIYRNTLEGPAQVEGFRMEGDGAVTFPQGRLRLESTRGAEEGQKANVVFWCPEVFPAELAISWRYRPLREPGLAILFFAAAGAGGKDLFDPSLPVRTGEYDQYHHGEMDAYHISYFRRMWEEERAFHTCNLRKSYGFHLVAQGADPLPDTADMTEAYRLLLVKRGAAVTFAINGLPVLHWVDDGSFFGPLLGAGRLGFRQMAPLIAEYSDLVVYAP
- a CDS encoding FG-GAP-like repeat-containing protein, with product MLLGDLDGDGRTELLLVQPDNRQDVRYIPHQVQCLTAYNLDGRLLWQTGKPDPDAGSQGSDYPAQIADIDGDGALEVLCVMNDQLHILEGATGKVKAVHPLPAKEAHDCIIIANLSGGDFPSDIILKDRYHQLWALDRDFRLLWTHQGNVGHYPWVFDLDGDGRDEIMAGYDLLSAEGKLLWSCKDLEDHADCLWVGDVNGDGVPELVIGGSVTVMYDRTGRELWRYEGSVESQHLALGRFRPDLPGLQIAGLDRLVREDDGKGLRGKDAMFLLDQSGRELWKEERTTDGWLTIVEAVSRFWPDAPDYILAYRRGEAVLPALYDGYMNIVAEFAEQGYAVHGDLLGSGTEQVIIYTDELAAVYAGEALPLQAVHPGQQLPQPKRLYSSTLYPGGEVAL
- a CDS encoding glycoside hydrolase family 88 protein; its protein translation is MGGYFHPRHSIVRTVGEHTETMLAIIANRYIGANPPQPPVYRVHLENSFPRLADCRYEMNLKERLPELRDGEFVYAWGKLWSDTDSDIPLALSCFGPVTVYVNGVAVFASNLNDDVFPDRKAFFRTGLKAGWNHFLLECIAVGTGCGGIFGTGSVKGAPLHFLAPTAERSGCEGWIYSAPQQSRWALQPEGGGAPAGEAAAHRAEPSQRVRCGEAVEAAEAALAARCAWYPAAGWPDGKAQRGNLARVLGAVPGAKALAWSRLAVTAPGGTDARLVLRSRDVAALKVYVDGRLAAIQAEASAGLECVLPLSFGSHDLLVEAVCGGPGWGFRLEAAEAGNTSEVQVEAECSAALAEASPCCSPQGTLNKGAGASGVHGTLKLVSPYPVEGQTGPWLYLGPFLQSAVPQPMEAASMNAPFGEGAEACFWRVDRPGGAVRPYLESALYGRWNYPLGVTLYGLLRTGQALGDSHYSAYTRGHIEQCTRLHTYSLWDSSRYGAPGINQQLALIDSLDDCGSFGATMLAAHAEQPLHGAPETAAYIARYIQDTQSRDEDGALYRTRGTTDFMQGTMWCDDLYMSTPFLSRYYQLTGDIDYLDDAVSQFLHYRDRLFQPELGIMHHVYDYKFGKPNGVAWGRGNGWVLFSLTELLEVMPEQHPQREELLDYYRLLCEGYLRLQDAAGLWHQVLTDPESYAEASCSSMFVYAFARGVRRGWLTEPYPYADAALRGWMALAEYCIDHQGNVYGVCRGSGYSFNKLYYMEQLTWQLNDTHGIGIVLLAGIEALELRRKLEAQRI